In one Bacillus rossius redtenbacheri isolate Brsri chromosome 11, Brsri_v3, whole genome shotgun sequence genomic region, the following are encoded:
- the LOC134536554 gene encoding uncharacterized protein LOC134536554, which produces MIWYNIRYLKPRTHLRAAAAMQHATNRIRQVCTGPRTRAERAPRTPRTARREPPAVGFFDEHKGIRRASVDVFAARSAHAANMEWSEEDMLGLIEVYRTHPVLWDPSNRDYYKKAKKMDAWRDIAVTVGQLEDECRKKMISLLSSYRREKSKEKNTIGTGKGTSEVYTSRWFAYESLKFLEGRDKPRPTMNTEPVIIEGNHVHQELNVQNEDQEFLSPSAPKRAKGRQQGDGTALLADAISILQATAGKFNMSSEQSEIKTFCAYLSSKMATFSSATRLGVQHAVYDILMKADRGLFEIPTYNYGQGQLFHSNAPENYSTRMYMQQPASHSSTSSVYLPAQQQQQQQQQPFEPNLSQSSPAGRSPTQMTPHAQVTMLPSASATSIQTNSSHTISPLASMQSPLSHSSQCSDDFNDCV; this is translated from the exons ATGATTTGGTACAATATTCGTTATCTAAAGCCGCGTACACACTTGCGCGCCGCGGCTGCAATGCAACACGCCACGAACAGGATTCGCCAGGTGTGTACGGGCCCTCGAACACGCGCCGAGCGTGCGCCGCGCACGCCACGAACCGCGCGCCGCGAACCGCCAGCTGTCGGTTTTTTCGACGAACACAAAGGGATTCGGCGCGCCAGTGTGGACGTGTTTGCAGCTCGCAGCGCACACGCAGCGAACATGGAGTGGAGCGAAGAAGATATGTTGGGCTTGATTGAAGTGTATAGAACACATCCTGTGCTTTGGGACCCAAGTAATAGAGACTACTacaaaaaagctaaaaaaatggATGCGTGGAGAGACATAGCTGTTACAGTCGGGCAGTTAGAAGATGAATGCAGGAAAAAAATGATTAGTTTGCTGTCGTCGTACAGAAGGGAGAagtcaaaagaaaaaaacacaataggGACTGGTAAAG GTACTTCCGAAGTGTATACCAGCCGATGGTTCGCCTACGAGTCGTTAAAATTTCTGGAAGGCAGAGATAAGCCACGGCCAACAATGAACACG gAGCCGGTGATCATTGAAGGAAACCACGTCCATCAAGAACTGAATGTGCAAAATGAAGACCAAGAATTTCTTTCTCCAAGTGCACCTAAGCGAGCAAAAGGAAGGCAACAGGGTGATGGAACTGCACTGCTAGCGGATGCTATTAGCATTCTACAAGCTACTGCTGGAAAATTCAACATGTCTTCTGAACAGAGCGAGATTAAAACATTTTGCGCATATTTATCTTCCAAAATGGCGACATTTTCTTCAGCTACAAGATTGGGGGTTCAGCACGCTGTTTATGACATTTTGATGAAAGCAGATCGAGGTTTGTTTGAAATACCTACATACAACTATGGTCAAGGTCAACTATTTCATTCCAATGCACCTGAAAACTATTCTACTCGCATGTATATGCAACAGCCAGCTTCCCACTCATCAACTTCATCAGTTTATCTTCCtgctcaacaacaacaacaacaacaacaacaacccttTGAGCCAAATCTGTCGCAGTCTTCTCCAGCTGGTCGGTCCCCGACACAAATGACTCCACATGCACAAGTTACTATGCTACCTAGTGCCTCGGCTACAAGTATACAAACAAATTCAAGTCACACCATTTCACCGCTGGCGTCAATGCAAAGTCCTTTATCGCATTCATCTCAGTGTTCTGATGATTTTAATgactgtgtgtaa